Part of the Corticium candelabrum chromosome 15, ooCorCand1.1, whole genome shotgun sequence genome, tgacttcaCTTGATATGCTTTGAATGTTGAAgggtttgtttttgttgcatTGGGCATGTGATCGTGGTCACGTAGACATTGTGCGTTTGCTTCTGGACTACAAGGCGAATGTCAATCAGACGGTAGACAGTCTTGTTTATGTTGATGTTTGGCATGTTATGATGTCGGTTATTTTTTTGTAGGAtctagatggacaaacaccattaCATTATGGTATGACTGACACGTCTGCTTGTTtcttgtgtttatctgtctaatTCAATtggttgtctttctgtctgcctgtctgtctgtttgtctgtctgtttgtttgtctgtctgtctgtctgtctgtctgtctgtctgtctgtctgtttgtctgtttgtctacctgtctgtttgtgaaattgtctgtctgtttgtctgtcaatctgtctgtcaaattttcatatattttcatacattaaaacctgtctgtctgtctgtctgtctgtctgtctgtctgtctgtctgtctgtcaaattttcatatatttttatacatcaaagctaatacaggtgaaactaaagtaacagctaatgaacaacaagtgtcacagctacaattacaattacacaaataacaattagcattaaaaagctcccctacggagcctacaaaccgaaatttagtttactgaattgaaagttgaacaacatgtctgtctgtctgtctgtgtgtctgtctgtttgtttgtcttctgtctgtctgtttgtctgtccgtttgtgcattcgtctgtctgactgtatattctgtctgtctgtctgtttgcctgtttatagtgtggttgtgtgtgttggtctagatctgtttgtctatttatatttttgattaactttgtttgtcttatttGTTTACCATTGACACTGcccattcatttgtctgtgttcCATCTGTCTACATACCCATTTACCTGTCCATCACACATACCTACAATAGACAGTATATACCTTCATGTTTCAAGGTTGTTGCTGCGACTTCAAGGAAGTCACTCAACTTCTACTCTCAGCTGACGGCGACGTCAACCTTCGTGACTATGAGGGAAACTTGCCGGTGGATGTCGCCAGTAGCAACGCAGTGAAGCAGCTCGTGTCTCAACGACTGTCACTCTACTAAACATACTTACACTGCCAACATGGACCACAAGGCATTTGTATAGGAAAGATGGATTGATGTCACTCAAGCAAGTATCACTACACGTACCATCATCGTTTATGCCATCACTTTAGTGTAGATATTTGATTGAAGTCTTGAGTGTGGCGACATAGGAATgcactgtacagtatgtagGTCTTTTACTGTCTAGCTGTAATAGACTGTATGTGCATACTTGTCATCTTGTATTAGAGCGCAGGCTTCACTAAAGattaaaattcaattttagTAAATAAAGATTtaagtgtagtgtgtgtgtgtgtgtgtgtgtgtgtgtgtgtgtgtgtgtgtgtgtgtgtgtgtgtgtgtgtgtgtgtgtgtgtgtgtgtgtgtgtgtgtgtgtgtgtgtgtgtgtgtgtgtgtgtgtgtgtgtgtgtgtgtgtgtgtgtgtgtgtgtgtgtgtgtgtgtgtgtgtgtgtgtgtgtgtgtgtgtgtgtgtgtgtgtgtgtgtgtgtgtgtgtgtgtgtgtgtgtgtgtgtgtgtgtgtgtgtgtgtgtgtgtgtgtgtgtgtgtgtgtgtgtgtgtgtgtgtgtgtgtgtgtgtgtgtgtgtgtgttctgtttcTCCAGCAATTCAAGAACCAGTCTTTACAGAAACAGCTGGACCAGATGACTCACCATAAAGTTTCTGTATTAGCTAGTCATATTTACATATTAATGTGAAATGAGTAAAGACGAGTGCTGCTTGTGGAGCAGACACTTTGCTTGTTATTAGTTTGTCTACCTTGTGGTAACAGTTAGACTGTCACATTACTGTACTTTGTATACGTATTAAGGGGCATTGTTTTGGTTGAATTAATTGTTTACGTTTCAAGTttgaaattaatttttgtattttgtattctaataacaataataatatatttttgaaTTCTATTTTTACAGGTACAGTAGCTTCATGCTGATATAGGTAGACAAGTTGCACTGCCAACATAATACTAGAAaggttatttgtttatctagtACGTAGAGAGAATTATTGCACGTGATCAAATATTAAGTCACGTGAGTCAATAGTTGAGCATGCGTCGAATGTAGAAGACGTCACGGGACTGTTCCCTTCAGTGACCGAGTGTGTGCGTTTGCGGTGAGTACAGCACTAGAGGAAAGGTTGGCGGTGATGTCGTCACTGTCGGGTGAGTGATGCTCTTCGTTTGATCTCGTTGGCGCTAAATTTATCAGTTGCCTCTCTTACGTTTgtgagttgttttgtgtggtggagtgttattgtttgtttgttgtgtagaaatggAAAAAGAATTGAGTGAAGCGGTGAAGAGAGGTGATATTGAGTCAGTAACGCGTCTTTTGGAGTTggatgttgatatcaatagactTGATTTCTTTGgggtatgtgttgtgagttctaatgtgtgtattggatgttgaaatgaactgcacgtcgtttgatctcaaaatagaACACTCTTCTGATACAAGCGTGTAGGAATAATCAGAAGGAAATGGTTGAGTTTCTACTCACTAAATCAGCAGATGTTAATGGGACTGGCAATgtgagttgattgagtgtgtgaaagtatgatgtgttgttgataagatgatagatatcaactagatgtaACAATCTAATCCAACAATCAACGTTTTGGTTTCTTCTTGCTGGTCAAGAGGCAGCAGTGTTGACTTGTGACTGGCTGaagcagccattgcatgcagagatgaataatcttgttggtttttatttcattcaacttgGACTGTTGGAGACTatttttgcagtagttattgtcttatcaggtcgtcttcattttctattttcttttctcttgcagcatgtgtactgtgtgatggaggaataatgataataatacattcttgtgtatGCAGGGTGGAGATACAGCTTTGATTGGATGTGCAAAGGTTGGAGCACAAGATATTGTTGATCTACTACTGAATGTCAAAGATATTAATGTGATGAAGAAGAGTGAtgtgagtttgagtattgagaggttgagttgatattgtggtgtctgttgtgcatgtattaaacatatttgtgagtgtaatgcattgattttgctattgtttgtgtttgtgtgttgatcattctattgaatgtctcattgtgtgtgttgaatggaaagtctgttgctttaatatattttaacataaacactctctcactatcttatcagtttcttgtttactcagTATGGAGATACAGCCATCCATTATGCTGCAGCctataatcacgtgaccattgtagagagacttttgtgttgttctgttcctgttgatatcaatggtaATGGTGGTTTGCTGTTCTCCTAAAACATGGAGCGAGTCCTCAACATGAGAGGTGATGCATTCAATatccttcagtcaataatattactaacgtgatgtcattgtgggatAGCAAGTATGGATCACCAATGGAGGTTGCCAAGCGATGGGGTCACAGTGATGTggttgagatgatggaagaagccataagatgtaagtgaaagaaacaattaatttgtgtttttgttttttcttcttttgatttaatgtg contains:
- the LOC134191075 gene encoding acyl-CoA-binding domain-containing protein 6-like, with protein sequence MSLKQGLFLLHWACDRGHVDIVRLLLDYKANVNQTDLDGQTPLHYGCCCDFKEVTQLLLSADGDVNLRDYEGNLPVDVASSNAVKQLVSQRLSLY
- the LOC134190849 gene encoding myotrophin-like, translated to MSSLSEMEKELSEAVKRGDIESVTRLLELDVDINRLDFFGNTLLIQACRNNQKEMVEFLLTKSADVNGTGNGGDTALIGCAKVGAQDIVDLLLNVKDINVMKKSDVSLSIESMEIQPSIMLQPIIT